The following are encoded in a window of Phragmites australis chromosome 22, lpPhrAust1.1, whole genome shotgun sequence genomic DNA:
- the LOC133905066 gene encoding zinc-finger homeodomain protein 3-like translates to MDLSGPQGELPMAMHGGGGGLPYLGLHHEHEQQQHHHHHGANGRHMSPPEVSEESKNRQVVAVVSAASGGGGGGMRYRECLKNHAAAIGGSATDGCGEFMPAGEEGSLDALRCSACGCHRNFHRKEPPGGDGVGGWQLYQHHQLAGGPLSPLHHHHRGLLVAALPPTPTRMVMPLNAATMQQLHYHNTSAESDDARAPQPPARKRFRTKFTAEQKARMLGFAEEVGWRLQKLEDAVVQRFCQEVGVKRRVLKVWMHNNKHTLARRHGDPQHHPGGGPPHPEPGGPGRSPSPSPPQLLLE, encoded by the coding sequence ATGGATCTTTCCGGACCGCAGGGCGAGCTGCCGATGGCAatgcacggcggcggcggcggcttgccGTATCTGGGTCTGCACCACGAgcatgagcagcagcagcatcaccaccaccatggcGCCAATGGCCGGCACATGTCGCCGCCGGAGGTGTCGGAGGAGTCCAAGAACAGGcaggtggtggcggtggtgtcCGCCGCCTCaggaggtggcggaggagggATGAGGTACCGGGAGTGCCTCAAGAACCACGCGGCGGCCATCGGCGGGAGCGCGACGGACGGGTGCGGCGAGTTCATGCCGGCGGGGGAGGAGGGCTCGCTGGACGCGCTCCGGTGCTCCGCCTGCGGGTGCCACCGCAACTTCCACCGCAAGGAGCCccccggcggcgacggcgtcggCGGGTGGCAGCTGTACCAGCACCACCAGCTGGCCGGCGGCCCTCTGAGcccgctccaccaccaccaccgcggGCTCCTGGTGGCTGCACTGCCCCCGACGCCGACTCGCATGGTGATGCCGCTGAACGCCGCCACCATGCAGCAGCTGCATTACCACAACACGTCGGCGGAGTCCGACGACGCTCGGGCTCCCCAGCCGCCGGCGCGGAAGCGGTTCCGGACCAAGTTCACGGCGGAGCAGAAGGCGCGCATGCTGGGGTTCGCGGAGGAGGTCGGGTGGCGGCTGCAGAAGCTGGAGGACGCCGTCGTGCAGCGCTTCTGCCAGGAGGTCGGTGTGAAGCGCCGCGTCCTCAAGGTCTGGATGCACAACAACAAGCACACCCTCGCTCGCCGCCACGGCGACCCGCAGCACCATCCCGGCGGCGGCCCGCCGCACCCGGAGCCCGGAGGGCCCGGTCGGAGCCCCAgcccgtccccgccgcagctccTGCTCGAGTAG